In the genome of Brienomyrus brachyistius isolate T26 chromosome 17, BBRACH_0.4, whole genome shotgun sequence, one region contains:
- the LOC125712414 gene encoding sarcoplasmic/endoplasmic reticulum calcium ATPase regulator DWORF-like produces MAQAGQLDVSRLVVPALLMLGWIVGCAVVVYWVFN; encoded by the exons ATGGCGCAGGCAG GTCAATTGGACGTCTCTCGTCTGGTGGTCCCAGCACTGCTTATGCTTGGCTGGATTGTGGGATGTGCAGTAGTTGTGTACTGGGTCTTCAACTAG
- the LOC125712370 gene encoding extracellular calcium-sensing receptor-like isoform X1: MGPAAWLCLLCFWLLPAHALEDGACRAMGGPPSGVLHRHGDLLMGGLFPVHMRAPDPDQLFTRRAVATKCLEFDLRSYRWLQTMIFAVEEINRSQTLLPNLTLGYAAADSCLAEGTTLAASLALVMGQDHVTCSGAAAVPVIIGDARSSASIAIARTLSVFSIPLVSYFASCACLSDWRKFPTFLRTVPSDAFQVRAMARLLRLLGWTWVGVVAGDDDYGKSGVALLQRELQSSGVCLAFSELIPKSYSQWRMARIVDVIKQSSAQVVVTFAITPDIYALLSEVVKQNITGKQWIATEGWVTSSLLSAPQFMASLGGTIGFALRRGNIQGLRPFLTRLHPNSSGADPFVREFWEAVFECSLEDQQSHLASTRSRCSGTERLDLVENIYTDVSQLRVSYNVYKAVYTIAHALHNMLSCQSGQGPFENKQCPDLSKLQPWQLLHYLRAVNFTTPAGEEVHFDENGDPMPSYDIINWHRGPGDRVEFVKVGQFDSVDGSRSTFQFDVKKVLWGGSQKEVPVSQCSAPCLPGTWRALQRGKPVCCFDCLPCADGHVSNQTGSTECTKCPERFWSNSLHTECVLKEVEFLSFGETLGVALTVLSVTGAALTAAITAMFFRHRDTPLVRANNSELSFLLLLALMLCFLCALAFLGRPSAWSCRLRHTLFGISFVLCISCVLSKTVVVLVAFRATLPGNNIMRYFGPAQQRMGLLFCTLIQVMICVVWLAKAPPLPSKNTGHSSKLVLECTMGSALGFSCALGYIGLLAAVCFLLAFLARKLPDNFNEAKFIAFSMLIFCAVWVAFVPAYVSSPGKYTVAVEIFAILASSFGLLLCIFAPKCYIILLKPEKNTKKSMMAK, translated from the exons ATGGGCCCGGCTGCTTGGTTGTGCCTACTGTGCTTCTGGCTGCTCCCCGCCCACGCACTGGAGGACGGGGCCTGTCGGGCGATGGGCGGCCCGCCCTCGGGGGTGCTACACCGGCACGGGGACTTGCTCATGGGGGGCCTGTTCCCCGTACACATGCGGGCCCCCGATCCCGACCAGCTCTTCACCCGGCGAGCTGTGGCCACCAAATGCCTTGA GTTCGACCTGCGCTCTTACCGCTGGCTGCAGACAATGATCTTTGCCGTGGAGGAGATCAACCGCAGCCAAACCCTGCTGCCTAACCTGACTCTGGGCTATGCGGCAGCCGACAGCTGTCTTGCCGAGGGAACCACGCTGGCTGCTTCCCTGGCTTTGGTGATGGGGCAGGACCACGTGACGTGCAGCGGCGCCGCGGCTGTGCCCGTCATCATTGGGGACGCCCGTTCCTCCGCCTCCATCGCCATCGCCCGCACACTCAGTGTCTTCAGCATCCCACTG GTGAGTTACTTTGCCTCCTGTGCATGCCTGAGTGATTGGAGAAAGTTCCCCACCTTCCTCCGCACGGTGCCCAGCGACGCCTTCCAGGTGCGTGCAATGGCTCGCCTGCTTCGCCTGCTGGGTTGGACCTGGGTGGGCGTGGTGGCTGGAGATGACGACTATGGGAAGTCAGGCGTCGCTCTGCTGCAGCGAGAGCTCCAGAGCTCCGGGGTGTGCCTGGCATTCTCCGAGCTCATCCCCAAGTCCTACTCGCAGTGGAGGATGGCTCGCATCGTGGACGTCATTAAGCAGTCCTCTGCCCAGGTGGTGGTCACTTTCGCCATCACCCCAGACATATATGCCCTGCTCAGTGAAGTAGTGAAGCAGAACATCACAGGGAAGCAGTGGATCGCCACAGAGGGCTGGGTCACATCCAGCCTGCTCTCTGCCCCCCAGTTCATGGCCTCACTGGGCGGCACCATCGGTTTCGCTCTGCGAAGGGGGAACATCCAAGGGCTCAGGCCTTTCCTGACCCGGCTTCATCCCAATTCATCCGGCGCTGATCCGTTTGTCAGGGAATTCTGGGAAGCCGTGTTTGAGTGCTCCCTGGAGGACCAACAGTCTCACTTGGCATCAACCAGATCCCGCTGCTCAGGAACAGAGAGGCTGGATCTAGTGGAAAACATTTACACGGATGTGTCACAGCTGCGGGTCTCCTACAACGTGTACAAGGCCGTGTACACCATCGCTCACGCCCTGCATAACATGCTGAGCTGCCAGTCAGGTCAAGGGCCCTTTGAGAATAAGCAGTGCCCTGATCTTAGTAAGCTGCAGCCATGGCAG CTCCTTCATTACCTCAGAGCCGTAAACTTCACCACACCTGCTGGGGAGGAGGTACATTTTGATGAGAACGGTGATCCGATGCCATCGTATGACATCattaactggcacaggggaCCCGGGGACCGGGTGGAATTCGTCAAGGTGGGCCAGTTTGACTCTGTGGACGGCTCTCGGAGCACGTTCCAGTTCGACGTGAAGAAGGTGCTCTGGGGTGGCTCCCAAAAGGAG GTGCCCGTGTCTCAGTGCAGCGCGCCCTGTCTCCCAGGTACCTGGAGAGCTCTCCAGAGAGGAAAACCTGTCTGCTGCTTTGACTGCCTGCCCTGCGCAGATGGGCACGTCAGCAACCAAACAG GGTCCACTGAGTGTACGAAGTGCCCGGAACGATTCTGGTCCAACAGCTTGCACACAGAGTGTGTGCTGAAGGAGGTGGAGTTCCTGTCTTTTGGCGAGACCCTGGGTGTCGCCCTCACTGTGCTCTCTGTGACTGGGGCCGCCCTGACAGCTGCCATCACGGCCATGTTCTTCCGCCACAGGGACACGCCGCTGGTGCGCGCCAACAACTCAGAGCTGagcttcctgctcctgctggcGCTGATGCTCTGCTTCCTGTGCGCCCTGGCCTTCCTGGGCCGGCCCTCGGCCTGGTCCTGCCGGCTGCGTCACACCCTATTCGGAATCAGCTTTGTCCTCTGTATCTCCTGCGTCCTCAGTAAGacggtggtggtgctggtggcctTCAGGGCCACGTTACCAGGTAACAATATCATGCGCTACTTTGGCCCTGCCCAACAGCGGATGGGACTCTTGTTTTGTACGTTGATTCAGGTGATGATCTGCGTGGTGTGGCTAGCCAAGGCCCCTCCCTTACCGTCTAAGAACACAGGCCACAGCTCTAAGCTGGTCCTGGAGTGTACCATGGGCTCGGCCCTGGGCTTCAGCTGCGCCCTGGGCTACATCGGCCTGCTGGCCGCCGTCTGCTTCCTACTGGCCTTCCTGGCCAGGAAGCTGCCGGACAATTTCAACGAGGCCAAGTTCATCGCCTTCAGCATGCTCATCTTCTGCGCCGTCTGGGTGGCCTTCGTGCCCGCCTACGTCAGCTCGCCGGGGAAGTACACGGTCGCCGTGGAGATCTTCGCCATCCTGGCCTCCAGCTTTGGCCTCCTGCTGTGCATCTTTGCCCCAAAGTGTTACATCATTTTACTGAagccagaaaaaaacacaaagaagaGCATGATGGCGAAATGA
- the LOC125712370 gene encoding extracellular calcium-sensing receptor-like isoform X2: MIFAVEEINRSQTLLPNLTLGYAAADSCLAEGTTLAASLALVMGQDHVTCSGAAAVPVIIGDARSSASIAIARTLSVFSIPLVSYFASCACLSDWRKFPTFLRTVPSDAFQVRAMARLLRLLGWTWVGVVAGDDDYGKSGVALLQRELQSSGVCLAFSELIPKSYSQWRMARIVDVIKQSSAQVVVTFAITPDIYALLSEVVKQNITGKQWIATEGWVTSSLLSAPQFMASLGGTIGFALRRGNIQGLRPFLTRLHPNSSGADPFVREFWEAVFECSLEDQQSHLASTRSRCSGTERLDLVENIYTDVSQLRVSYNVYKAVYTIAHALHNMLSCQSGQGPFENKQCPDLSKLQPWQLLHYLRAVNFTTPAGEEVHFDENGDPMPSYDIINWHRGPGDRVEFVKVGQFDSVDGSRSTFQFDVKKVLWGGSQKEVPVSQCSAPCLPGTWRALQRGKPVCCFDCLPCADGHVSNQTGSTECTKCPERFWSNSLHTECVLKEVEFLSFGETLGVALTVLSVTGAALTAAITAMFFRHRDTPLVRANNSELSFLLLLALMLCFLCALAFLGRPSAWSCRLRHTLFGISFVLCISCVLSKTVVVLVAFRATLPGNNIMRYFGPAQQRMGLLFCTLIQVMICVVWLAKAPPLPSKNTGHSSKLVLECTMGSALGFSCALGYIGLLAAVCFLLAFLARKLPDNFNEAKFIAFSMLIFCAVWVAFVPAYVSSPGKYTVAVEIFAILASSFGLLLCIFAPKCYIILLKPEKNTKKSMMAK; the protein is encoded by the exons ATGATCTTTGCCGTGGAGGAGATCAACCGCAGCCAAACCCTGCTGCCTAACCTGACTCTGGGCTATGCGGCAGCCGACAGCTGTCTTGCCGAGGGAACCACGCTGGCTGCTTCCCTGGCTTTGGTGATGGGGCAGGACCACGTGACGTGCAGCGGCGCCGCGGCTGTGCCCGTCATCATTGGGGACGCCCGTTCCTCCGCCTCCATCGCCATCGCCCGCACACTCAGTGTCTTCAGCATCCCACTG GTGAGTTACTTTGCCTCCTGTGCATGCCTGAGTGATTGGAGAAAGTTCCCCACCTTCCTCCGCACGGTGCCCAGCGACGCCTTCCAGGTGCGTGCAATGGCTCGCCTGCTTCGCCTGCTGGGTTGGACCTGGGTGGGCGTGGTGGCTGGAGATGACGACTATGGGAAGTCAGGCGTCGCTCTGCTGCAGCGAGAGCTCCAGAGCTCCGGGGTGTGCCTGGCATTCTCCGAGCTCATCCCCAAGTCCTACTCGCAGTGGAGGATGGCTCGCATCGTGGACGTCATTAAGCAGTCCTCTGCCCAGGTGGTGGTCACTTTCGCCATCACCCCAGACATATATGCCCTGCTCAGTGAAGTAGTGAAGCAGAACATCACAGGGAAGCAGTGGATCGCCACAGAGGGCTGGGTCACATCCAGCCTGCTCTCTGCCCCCCAGTTCATGGCCTCACTGGGCGGCACCATCGGTTTCGCTCTGCGAAGGGGGAACATCCAAGGGCTCAGGCCTTTCCTGACCCGGCTTCATCCCAATTCATCCGGCGCTGATCCGTTTGTCAGGGAATTCTGGGAAGCCGTGTTTGAGTGCTCCCTGGAGGACCAACAGTCTCACTTGGCATCAACCAGATCCCGCTGCTCAGGAACAGAGAGGCTGGATCTAGTGGAAAACATTTACACGGATGTGTCACAGCTGCGGGTCTCCTACAACGTGTACAAGGCCGTGTACACCATCGCTCACGCCCTGCATAACATGCTGAGCTGCCAGTCAGGTCAAGGGCCCTTTGAGAATAAGCAGTGCCCTGATCTTAGTAAGCTGCAGCCATGGCAG CTCCTTCATTACCTCAGAGCCGTAAACTTCACCACACCTGCTGGGGAGGAGGTACATTTTGATGAGAACGGTGATCCGATGCCATCGTATGACATCattaactggcacaggggaCCCGGGGACCGGGTGGAATTCGTCAAGGTGGGCCAGTTTGACTCTGTGGACGGCTCTCGGAGCACGTTCCAGTTCGACGTGAAGAAGGTGCTCTGGGGTGGCTCCCAAAAGGAG GTGCCCGTGTCTCAGTGCAGCGCGCCCTGTCTCCCAGGTACCTGGAGAGCTCTCCAGAGAGGAAAACCTGTCTGCTGCTTTGACTGCCTGCCCTGCGCAGATGGGCACGTCAGCAACCAAACAG GGTCCACTGAGTGTACGAAGTGCCCGGAACGATTCTGGTCCAACAGCTTGCACACAGAGTGTGTGCTGAAGGAGGTGGAGTTCCTGTCTTTTGGCGAGACCCTGGGTGTCGCCCTCACTGTGCTCTCTGTGACTGGGGCCGCCCTGACAGCTGCCATCACGGCCATGTTCTTCCGCCACAGGGACACGCCGCTGGTGCGCGCCAACAACTCAGAGCTGagcttcctgctcctgctggcGCTGATGCTCTGCTTCCTGTGCGCCCTGGCCTTCCTGGGCCGGCCCTCGGCCTGGTCCTGCCGGCTGCGTCACACCCTATTCGGAATCAGCTTTGTCCTCTGTATCTCCTGCGTCCTCAGTAAGacggtggtggtgctggtggcctTCAGGGCCACGTTACCAGGTAACAATATCATGCGCTACTTTGGCCCTGCCCAACAGCGGATGGGACTCTTGTTTTGTACGTTGATTCAGGTGATGATCTGCGTGGTGTGGCTAGCCAAGGCCCCTCCCTTACCGTCTAAGAACACAGGCCACAGCTCTAAGCTGGTCCTGGAGTGTACCATGGGCTCGGCCCTGGGCTTCAGCTGCGCCCTGGGCTACATCGGCCTGCTGGCCGCCGTCTGCTTCCTACTGGCCTTCCTGGCCAGGAAGCTGCCGGACAATTTCAACGAGGCCAAGTTCATCGCCTTCAGCATGCTCATCTTCTGCGCCGTCTGGGTGGCCTTCGTGCCCGCCTACGTCAGCTCGCCGGGGAAGTACACGGTCGCCGTGGAGATCTTCGCCATCCTGGCCTCCAGCTTTGGCCTCCTGCTGTGCATCTTTGCCCCAAAGTGTTACATCATTTTACTGAagccagaaaaaaacacaaagaagaGCATGATGGCGAAATGA
- the LOC125712176 gene encoding extracellular calcium-sensing receptor, giving the protein MRAALALWLFVLGPGTAQDACHRWEDLDTSVVHKSGDVILGGMFPIHSKGVEEERNFRTPPDQSRCRGFNLRVFRWSQAMVFFIEKINQDPSLLPNITLGYRLYDTCGIVGLSVKTAMSVISQPLKRIGGQCGPPSISLIIGDSGSTLSMAISRVLNLFRVPLVSYFASCACLSNKRKFPYFFRTIPSDVNQADALARLVKHFGWTWVGTVGADDDYGRTGIDMFTAAVTRLGVCVAYRVVIPKIPTRDRLQEMVKTIRRSTARVIVAFAIEEDIQPLIQEIIHQNVTGKQWVASEAWVTSTLISTQENFASLSGTIGFGIRRADIPGFKHFLESLEPLATPYNPFAREFWETQFQCSLNATAPYASTAELPQYESICTGSESIRETNSIYNDVSQLRVTYNVHKAVYSVAQALHALLGCGRRKGCADPQELQPWQVVQFLKEVNYSNSFGDVVYFDESGDPVGSYDIINWQREGTRPVTYVMVGRFDATLPFGEQLVVRQADIVWHGGRREVPLSVCSDTCHQGFRKATRTGQPVCCYDCVACADGTYSNLTDQDDCTPCPEDFWSNVKRDGCIVKETEFLSYTEVFGLTLAAVAILGAVCTAAVAAIFSWHRDTPLVRANNSELSFLLLLALAFCFLCALAFLGRPSAWSCRLRRTAFGLSFALCLSCLLSKTLVVLMAFRATLPDSNAARWFGPTQQRLGVFACTALQGLLCGVWLAEAPPYPVKNTWLYRDRIILECHLGSLAFFCCVLGYIGCLAGFCFILAFLARKLPDNFNEAKFITFSMLIFTAVWITFIPAYVSSPGKFTVAVEIFAILASSFGLLFCIFAPKCYIIIFMPEKNTKKHLLSQRMAK; this is encoded by the exons ATGCGTGCTGCACTGGCACTCTGGCTGTTCGTCCTCGGCCCCGGCACCGCACAGGACGCCTGTCATCGCTGGGAGGACCTGGACACCTCGGTGGTTCACAAGAGTGGCGATGTCATCCTGGGAGGCATGTTCCCCATCCACTCCAAAGGCGTGGAGGAAGAGCGCAACTTTAGGACGCCTCCAGACCAGAGCCGGTGCAGAGG GTTTAACCTGAGGGTGTTCCGCTGGTCCCAGGCGATGGTGTTCTTCATTGAAAAGATCAACCAAGACCCATCTCTCCTCCCCAACATCACCCTGGGCTACCGACTGTATGACACATGCGGTATTGTGGGGCTTTCAGTGAAGACCGCCATGTCTGTCATCTCTCAGCCCCTGAAGAGGATAGGGGGGCAGTGTGGACCCCCCAGCATCTCCCTCATCATTGGTGACTCCGGCTCCACCCTCTCCATGGCCATCTCTAGGGTGCTCAACCTTTTCCGCGTCCCCCTG GTCAGCTATttcgcctcctgtgcctgcctgAGCAACAAGCGTAaatttccatactttttccggACCATTCCGAGCGATGTGAACCAGGCGGATGCCCTGGCACGTCTGGTCAAGCACTTTGGCTGGACGTGGGTGGGCACCGTAGGGGCGGACGACGACTACGGCCGCACGGGCATCGACATGTTCACGGCGGCCGTGACCCGGCTGGGCGTGTGCGTGGCCTATAGGGTGGTCATCCCCAAGATCCCCACGAGAGACAGACTGCAGGAAATGGTTAAGACCATCCGCAGGTCTACTGCTCGGGTGATTGTGGCCTTTGCCATCGAGGAGGACATCCAGCCTCTCATTCAGGAAATCATCCATCAGAACGTTACAGGTAAACAGTGGGTGGCCAGTGAGGCCTGGGTCACATCCACCCTCATCTCCACCCAGGAAAACTTCGCCTCCCTGAGTGGGACCATCGGCTTCGGCATTCGCCGAGCAGACATTCCCGGCTTCAAGCACTTCCTGGAGAGCTTAGAGCCGCTGGCCACACCCTACAACCCCTTTGccagggaattctgggaaacgCAGTTTCAGTGCTCTCTGAACGCGACGGCACCATACGCCTCTACGGCTGAGCTGCCACAGTACGAGAGCATCTGCACTGGCTCCGAAAGCATCAGGGAGACAAACAGCATCTACAATGACGTGTCCCAGCTCCGGGTCACCTACAATGTGCACAAAGCCGTGTATTCTGTGGCCCAGGCACTGCATGCCCTCCTGGGATGCGGGAGGCGCAAGGGCTGCGCAGACCCCCAAGAGCTGCAGCCCTGGCAG GTGGTGCAGTTCCTGAAGGAGGTGAACTACTCCAACTCCTTCGGCGACGTCGTCTACTTCGACGAGAGCGGCGACCCCGTGGGCTCCTATGACATCATCAACTGGCAGAGGGAGGGGACGAGGCCCGTGACCTACGTGATGGTGGGACGCTTCGATGCCACCCTGCCGTTCGGCGAGCAGCTGGTCGTGCGGCAGGCAGACATCGTGTGGCACGGCGGCCGCCGGGAG GTGCCGCTGTCCGTGTGCTCTGACACCTGCCATCAGGGCTTCCGAAAGGCCACACGCACAGGGCAGCCGGTGTGCTGCTACGACTGCGTCGCCTGCGCAGACGGCACCTACAGCAACCTCACAG ACCAGGATGACTGCACACCCTGCCCAGAGGACTTCTGGTCCAACGTGAAGCGTGACGGGTGCATCGTCAAGGAGACCGAGTTCCTGTCCTACACGGAGGTCTTTGGCCTGACACTGGCTGCAGTAGCCATCCTGGGCGCGGTCTGCACAGCAGCTGTGGCAGCCATCTTCTCGTGGCACAGGGACACGCCGCTGGTGCGCGCCAACAACTCAGAGCTGAGCTTCCTGCTGCTGTTAGCGCTGGCGTTCTGCTTCTTGTGCGCCCTGGCCTTCCTGGGCCGGCCCTCGGCCTGGTCCTGCCGGCTGCGTCGCACAGCGTTTGGGCTCAGCTTCGCGCTCTGCCTGTCCTGCTTGCTCAGCAAGACTCTGGTGGTGCTGATGGCCTTCCGGGCCACGCTGCCGGACAGCAACGCGGCCCGCTGGTTCGGGCCCACACAGCAGCGGCTGGGTGTATTTGCCTGCACTGCGCTGCAGGGGCTGCTGTGTGGGGTGTGGCTGGCTGAGGCCCCGCCCTACCCAGTGAAGAACACGTGGCTCTACCGTGACAGGATCATTCTGGAGTGCCACCTGGGCTCGCTGGCTTTCTTCTGCTGTGTGCTGGGATACATTGGCTGCCTGGCTGGCTTCTGCTTCATCCTGGCTTTTCTGGCCAGGAAGCTGCCTGACAACTTCAATGAAGCCAAATTCATCACCTTCAGCATGCTCATATTCACTGCTGTCTGGATCACCTTTATCCCAGCTTATGTCAGCTCACCTGGGAAGTTCACTGTGGCTGTCGAGATATTTGCCATTTTAGCTTCCAGTTTTGGTCTGCTTTTCTGTATATTTGCTCCCAAATGTTACATTATCATCTTTATGCCTGAAAAGAATACTAAAAAACATCTCTTATCTCAGCGAATGGCAAAATAA